Proteins co-encoded in one bacterium genomic window:
- a CDS encoding HD domain-containing phosphohydrolase, whose translation MRGAAKFVRHHQERWDGTGYPDKLRGEAIPLGARILAVVDAYGAMTETRPYRPARTHAEAVEEIRRCAGTRFDPRVAAVFCAVVERGEDGPSVSAASDGPPGGRRS comes from the coding sequence ATGCGTGGGGCGGCCAAGTTCGTCCGGCATCACCAGGAACGGTGGGACGGGACCGGCTACCCGGACAAACTGCGGGGCGAGGCGATTCCCCTCGGCGCCCGCATCCTGGCCGTGGTGGACGCCTACGGAGCGATGACGGAGACCCGTCCGTACCGGCCGGCCCGCACCCACGCGGAAGCGGTCGAGGAAATCAGACGCTGCGCCGGCACGCGGTTCGACCCGCGGGTGGCCGCGGTCTTCTGTGCGGTGGTCGAGCGCGGCGAGGACGGCCCCTCCGTCTCTGCGGCGTCCGATGGGCCTCCCGGCGGCCGCCGGTCTTAG
- a CDS encoding Crp/Fnr family transcriptional regulator, translating to MTLACLYRRTRFDPAMLRRIIQNHAKVIAGDHVYVSLSAMFQNMARADLQRFLASATERRVGAGGFYFHQGEPSTHLYVLTEGEVKLVRTDPDGRSAILGVAVPTEPFGHVGALGGTPRTASAQAVQDSRALAWDSATVLQAMLTDPGLSLNTIRVLAHEMQRERYRAQDLATLPVEQRLARLLLRFARSLGRTTARGGVTVRLALSGQDLADMIGTTPYTVSRILAGWRRAEIADVRREQIVVFDRKRLAAAAGVRRAGAAPAVRRRGPRVDR from the coding sequence TTGACGCTGGCGTGTCTGTACCGGCGGACGCGGTTTGACCCCGCCATGCTCCGGCGCATCATCCAGAACCACGCGAAGGTGATCGCCGGCGACCACGTGTATGTGAGCCTCAGCGCCATGTTCCAGAACATGGCGCGGGCGGATCTCCAACGGTTCCTGGCGTCGGCAACGGAGCGCCGTGTGGGCGCCGGGGGGTTTTATTTTCACCAGGGCGAGCCGTCGACCCATCTCTATGTGCTGACGGAGGGAGAGGTCAAGCTGGTCCGGACCGACCCCGACGGGCGGAGCGCGATTCTCGGGGTGGCGGTGCCGACCGAGCCGTTCGGCCACGTTGGTGCCCTCGGAGGGACGCCCCGGACGGCGTCGGCGCAGGCCGTTCAGGATTCCCGCGCGCTGGCGTGGGATTCCGCGACCGTGCTGCAGGCAATGCTGACCGATCCGGGGCTGTCCTTGAACACCATCCGCGTGCTGGCGCACGAGATGCAGCGCGAGCGCTATCGCGCGCAGGATCTGGCAACCTTACCGGTCGAGCAGCGCCTGGCGCGGTTGCTGTTGCGGTTCGCGAGATCCCTCGGCCGTACGACGGCCCGCGGGGGAGTCACGGTCCGGCTTGCCCTGTCGGGACAGGATCTGGCCGACATGATCGGGACGACCCCGTATACGGTGAGCCGGATTCTCGCCGGCTGGCGGCGCGCGGAGATCGCGGACGTGCGCCGCGAGCAGATTGTCGTATTCGACCGGAAGCGCCTCGCCGCGGCCGCCGGCGTGCGGCGGGCAGGAGCGGCACCGGCGGTCCGCCGGCGCGGGCCGAGGGTCGACCGCTAG
- a CDS encoding putative N-acetylmannosamine-6-phosphate 2-epimerase: MSPSVPPLLASLRGRLIVSCQAPAPSPLRRPDIIAALAECAVLGGAAGIRIDGPDDVAATRARVRVPIVGLFKQRTGSPVYITPTFEAGQAVARAGAAIVAVQATRERATHAEPLGPLIERLHAECRVLVMADVSTRDEGMAAEAAGADVVATTMAGYTPHSRQLAGPDLELVEDLAAALSVPLIAEGRIHTPEDAAAARRAGAWAVVVGRAITMPQAITERFARAVEAAG; this comes from the coding sequence GTGAGCCCCTCCGTCCCCCCGCTCCTCGCCTCCCTGCGCGGCCGCCTGATCGTCTCGTGCCAGGCGCCCGCGCCGAGCCCCCTTCGCCGCCCCGACATCATCGCGGCGCTCGCCGAGTGCGCGGTGCTGGGCGGCGCCGCCGGGATCCGGATCGACGGGCCGGACGACGTCGCCGCGACGCGGGCGCGGGTGCGGGTGCCGATCGTGGGTCTGTTCAAGCAGCGCACCGGCTCGCCGGTCTACATCACACCGACCTTCGAAGCCGGGCAGGCCGTCGCCCGGGCGGGAGCGGCAATCGTCGCCGTGCAGGCCACGCGGGAGCGCGCGACGCACGCCGAGCCGCTCGGGCCCCTGATCGAACGGCTCCACGCGGAGTGCCGTGTGCTCGTCATGGCGGACGTGTCGACGCGCGACGAAGGGATGGCGGCCGAAGCCGCCGGCGCCGATGTGGTGGCGACGACCATGGCGGGCTATACTCCGCACAGCCGGCAACTGGCCGGTCCTGATCTCGAGCTCGTCGAGGACCTCGCGGCCGCGCTGTCCGTCCCGCTCATCGCCGAGGGACGGATTCACACCCCCGAGGACGCGGCGGCCGCGAGGCGTGCGGGAGCGTGGGCCGTCGTCGTCGGCCGCGCGATCACGATGCCGCAGGCGATCACGGAGCGCTTCGCCCGCGCCGTCGAGGCCGCGGGCTGA
- a CDS encoding BadF/BadG/BcrA/BcrD ATPase family protein gives MEYFLGLDGGASGTTCAVATSDGAVVGIGHSGPSNHILAPGGRDRARGAVTGAVGQALAAAGLGPMTFRAAQFGMTGITRGTEQARVFGEVVKDALGAAIVLVENDAVIAWSAALAGRPGVIVIAGTGSVAFGEDPGGRQARTGGWGYIFGDEGSGFALGCGAVRAALHARDGTGRSTILTARLPEAVGMPLADVPMAFYEGRIDRSRIATLARAVTRAAAEDDEVARELVEEGAAALARLVAAVIAQLQWPEGPVPVGPVGGVFEAGPTVLRPLGRALARLAPSAVLVPPQFAPAVGGVLLAMRAAGVELRPQILALLSATWQMRVAGVPAGV, from the coding sequence ATGGAGTACTTCCTCGGCCTTGACGGCGGTGCATCCGGCACGACCTGCGCCGTGGCCACCTCGGACGGCGCGGTGGTCGGCATCGGGCATTCTGGCCCGAGCAATCACATTCTGGCGCCGGGCGGGCGCGACCGGGCGCGGGGGGCCGTGACCGGCGCCGTCGGCCAGGCCCTCGCCGCGGCGGGCCTCGGGCCCATGACGTTTCGGGCGGCGCAGTTCGGGATGACCGGCATTACGCGCGGCACCGAGCAGGCCCGCGTCTTCGGTGAGGTGGTCAAAGACGCGCTCGGCGCCGCCATCGTCCTGGTGGAAAACGACGCGGTCATCGCCTGGTCCGCCGCGCTGGCCGGGCGGCCCGGCGTGATCGTGATCGCCGGCACCGGATCGGTCGCGTTCGGTGAAGACCCAGGCGGGCGGCAGGCCCGGACCGGCGGCTGGGGATACATCTTCGGCGACGAGGGCAGCGGCTTCGCCCTCGGCTGCGGCGCGGTGCGTGCCGCCCTGCACGCCCGCGACGGAACCGGCCGCTCCACCATCCTGACCGCGCGGCTGCCGGAGGCGGTTGGGATGCCGCTCGCCGACGTCCCGATGGCCTTCTACGAAGGACGGATCGATCGGTCCCGCATCGCCACGCTCGCCCGCGCCGTCACCAGGGCCGCCGCCGAGGACGATGAGGTGGCACGGGAGCTCGTCGAGGAAGGCGCCGCGGCCCTGGCCCGCCTCGTCGCCGCGGTGATCGCCCAGCTCCAGTGGCCGGAAGGACCGGTCCCGGTCGGGCCGGTCGGCGGAGTCTTCGAGGCCGGCCCCACGGTCCTCCGGCCCCTCGGCCGCGCGCTGGCCCGCCTGGCGCCGTCTGCGGTACTGGTTCCGCCGCAATTCGCGCCGGCCGTCGGCGGCGTCCTGCTCGCGATGCGGGCCGCCGGGGTGGAGTTGAGGCCGCAGATTCTCGCGTTGCTGTCGGCCACCTGGCAAATGCGCGTGGCCGGCGTGCCGGCCGGCGTCTGA